One genomic segment of Spirochaeta cellobiosiphila DSM 17781 includes these proteins:
- a CDS encoding (2Fe-2S)-binding protein — translation MRIKSHPILGDVPSRKEVTFYYDDQELRGYQGEPISVALLAAGVKTFRYTGKGHKPRGVFCSIGRCTDCVMTVDGVPNTRTCVTPLVEGMRVQTQFGILPKNKAKGAPS, via the coding sequence ATGCGAATCAAATCCCATCCTATATTAGGGGACGTACCTTCCCGTAAGGAAGTAACTTTCTATTATGATGATCAGGAGTTAAGGGGATATCAAGGAGAACCAATATCTGTTGCTCTCCTGGCAGCAGGAGTTAAAACATTTCGCTATACAGGCAAAGGCCATAAACCCAGGGGAGTCTTTTGTTCCATCGGTCGCTGTACAGACTGTGTCATGACCGTGGATGGGGTTCCCAATACGAGAACCTGTGTCACTCCTTTAGTAGAGGGAATGCGTGTACAAACTCAGTTTGGAATTCTACCTAAAAATAAAGCAAAGGGAGCCCCGTCATGA
- a CDS encoding tyramine oxidase subunit B, whose protein sequence is MSKLDFIYLNEQEMIEAGVTDMAGCVDAMEKMFVLLKQGDYRMGGANNNSHGVMMVFPEESPFPNMPVDGPDRRFMAMPAYLGGEFDMVGMKWYGSNVDNREKGLPRSILMLTLNDKETGAPLAYMSANILSAFRTGAVPGVGVKYFAPEDAKVVGIVGPGVMSKTAFDAFMAVRPGIDTVKIKGRSQASIDKFIAYVKEKYPSVSHFKIVEDIQSAIEGVDIASIAPSTPTGDPSLYPYIKEEWIKPGAVMCCPAAARFDEDFILNRARTVTDNIQLYEAWAEECPYPAFHTIPIPAVHCMDLIEEGKMDRNQIDDLGDIITGAVPAIKNKNDKIIYSIGGMPIEDVAWGTIIYRNALDKGIGKKLNLWDSPYLA, encoded by the coding sequence ATGTCAAAATTAGATTTTATTTACCTGAATGAACAGGAAATGATTGAAGCAGGTGTAACAGATATGGCTGGTTGTGTTGATGCCATGGAAAAGATGTTTGTTCTGTTAAAACAAGGTGATTACCGTATGGGAGGCGCTAATAATAACTCCCATGGGGTAATGATGGTTTTTCCAGAAGAATCACCTTTTCCCAATATGCCTGTGGACGGACCAGACAGACGTTTCATGGCCATGCCCGCTTATCTTGGTGGTGAATTCGATATGGTTGGCATGAAATGGTATGGTTCCAATGTTGATAACCGGGAGAAGGGGTTACCCAGGTCCATATTGATGTTGACATTGAACGATAAAGAGACAGGGGCTCCCTTGGCTTATATGTCCGCTAATATCCTAAGTGCTTTTAGAACAGGAGCTGTTCCTGGTGTGGGTGTTAAATACTTCGCTCCTGAAGATGCCAAAGTGGTAGGAATTGTCGGTCCGGGGGTCATGAGTAAAACCGCTTTTGATGCCTTCATGGCTGTACGTCCAGGAATCGACACCGTGAAGATTAAAGGTCGAAGTCAAGCTTCCATTGATAAATTCATAGCCTATGTGAAGGAGAAATATCCCAGTGTATCTCATTTTAAAATAGTTGAAGATATTCAGAGTGCTATTGAAGGTGTGGATATTGCAAGTATTGCCCCTTCAACTCCTACTGGAGATCCCTCTCTTTATCCATATATTAAAGAAGAATGGATAAAACCAGGTGCTGTGATGTGTTGTCCTGCAGCCGCTCGTTTTGACGAAGATTTTATCCTTAATCGCGCTAGAACTGTTACAGACAACATACAATTGTACGAAGCCTGGGCAGAAGAATGTCCTTATCCTGCTTTTCATACCATCCCTATTCCAGCTGTACATTGTATGGACTTGATTGAAGAAGGGAAGATGGATAGAAATCAAATCGATGATCTGGGTGATATCATAACTGGTGCGGTTCCCGCTATTAAGAATAAAAACGACAAAATTATATATTCCATTGGTGGAATGCCCATTGAAGATGTGGCCTGGGGAACTATTATCTATCGCAACGCCCTGGATAAAGGTATTGGTAAAAAACTAAATCTATGGGATAGCCCTTATCTGGCTTAA
- a CDS encoding Rid family hydrolase, giving the protein MERVNYSSGAPLEESAGYSRMVKVGDHVYIGGTTAVQPDGSVYGRSPYEQARYIFSKFMEYLPKANAEPKDVIKIKAYVTDMGFAPEVGKAYSEYFKAIRPLFTMVETPKLNRPSQYVEIELEAIIGCENITI; this is encoded by the coding sequence AGAGGAATCTGCTGGATATTCAAGAATGGTCAAAGTAGGAGATCATGTGTACATAGGGGGAACAACAGCAGTTCAGCCTGATGGAAGTGTTTATGGCAGATCTCCTTATGAACAAGCCAGATACATTTTTAGTAAATTTATGGAATACCTTCCCAAGGCAAACGCTGAACCTAAGGATGTTATCAAAATCAAAGCCTATGTCACTGATATGGGTTTCGCCCCAGAAGTAGGGAAAGCCTATTCAGAGTATTTCAAGGCTATACGACCTCTTTTTACCATGGTTGAAACACCTAAACTTAATCGGCCTTCCCAATATGTAGAAATAGAATTAGAAGCCATCATCGGCTGTGAAAATATCACTATCTAA